Within Populus trichocarpa isolate Nisqually-1 chromosome 6, P.trichocarpa_v4.1, whole genome shotgun sequence, the genomic segment aagattctgAAATTTGGACAAAAGCCACTCCCATCTCCAAACAAACATCGTGCAGACAGTGTAATTTGAGGGACCCATgtcccccccctctctctcctcaCCAATCAAATAACTCGGCTGGATCTCCCTAATCCCTCCCTTCTAATTTTCTAACCTCGCCATTTCTTGCAACTCCACCCAATACTATCCGATGAGTTGGAAAATTCcatttcaaattaaactacGTAGAAtgtatgctttttttaaaaaatacttttatatttaaaataatattaaagtaacttttttatatttttaacataatcactaaaaaaacattaaaaaatattaatttaataatttttccaaataaaaacacttttaaataagaGTAGAAGCTCTTCCAAACACCCAATAATAAACTCGGTCCACCTGGATTTTTAGGCTGTAATGtctggtttatatatatatatatatataataaagaaagaaagacattGATTTGTATCCCATCTATAGGTAGGTAGGGTCCGCTATTATGCCAGAGCATTCATATGTCATTAAGAGTAACGTGATACCATTTGTCTCATgaaatttctttcttaaaacgTAAGGGGTTCAGTTCAGTTCAGTTCATGTTCATCATTCTGATTGATTCGAAACCGAGAATGGTCTGTGTCGAAAAAATGGAACAAAGCTAACTACATGTCTGTGCTCTTGGTAACTACCTAgttaggtcctttttttttttttttttttttttacctcaaaaGCACAAGGAGAACAGCTATGCAACTAATCGATGATCccttttttcccctctttttggaaaagaaaagtagTGGTCAACTAGATTGCCTTGTCGTTTCTTCACCTAGACTGAGACGGTGCCAACACGTCCTCTCCAGCTCTAGGTAGATAACCAAtgacaataaatttatatttttttattagacttTAATCgtgtttttaacaatttattaatttagtttaaattaactttttaactctttttttaaattattctgatggattaatataaaaataaatttttaaataaaaaaaataatttaaaaatcaataatgatAAAGCCCCATTGACACTACTTCAACTCACACGCAAAGAAAATAGGCTGGAAACATTTGGGTCTCCACTCACAATAACATTTCTCATTTCTCTTCCTGTTTTGTACAGACGTGCCAGCATGTTATGATTTCAAATTCGTCtgaaacaactatttttttaagcaCCCAGCAGCAGCGGCGCTAACCtctaaattaaatgttaattagTACTggttaaatgaataaaaatttgaaCTCAAATGGATTAGATTAGGGTTTGGTACTGTTAAAATGAATAAACAATTGAACATTAAGAGGGGAAAAAAGGTGGGGTGGCAAGTAAAAAGAGCGAAACTACAGCAATGAAAAGGCTAAAACAAGGGCTTTATAAAACAAAGTATAGGGAGATGGGAAAGGGCACACTGTCCAGCGTATCTCATATGACTCCAACTCTCTCCTTCATGTGACTTGCTTCTCTTCATACAGGCAAGCATCAATGTCATCTCCTCCTCGCTTATTCTTGAttcttttcttgcttgtttCCACTTCCTCTTTCCTCTTCCAGATCTCCTCTGCAGCCCATGAAGATGAAGATCATGATATAGACGTAGATCCAAACCTCAAGTTTGAGAACCCTAGGATCCGCAGAGCCTACATTGCCTTGCAGTCATGGAAACAAGCCATCTATTCAGACCCACTCAACTTCACGGCCAACTGGAAGGGCTCAGACGTGTGCTCTTACATGGGGATCTTTTGTGCTCCATCTCCCCAGAACAAGAAAGTAAGGGTGGTGGCTGGCATTGACCTCAACCATGCTGACATTGCTGGCTACCTCCCTACCGAGCTCGGCCTTCTTACCGATCTGGCACTCTTCCACATCAACTCCAACAGATTCTGTGGAGTGGTGCCCAATAGTTTCAGCAAAATGAAGCTTCTACATGAGCTGGACCTTAGCAATAATCGGTTTGTGGGCAAATTTCCGAAGGTTGTGCTCTCACTGCCTTCCCTCAAGTACTTGGATCTGCGCTTCAACGAGTTTGAAGGTTCTGTGCCCTCCCAGCTCTTTGACAAGCCTCTTGATGCTATCTTCTTGAACGACAACAGGTTCCAGTTTGGCATCCCAGAGAATCTTGGGAACTCTCCTGTTTCTGTTCTTGTCTTTGCGAACAACAACCTTGGTGGGTGCATTCCAGGCAGCATCGGAAAGATGGGCAAAACCCTGAACGAGATCATTCTCATGAACGACAATCTCACTGGATGCTTGCCTCCCCAGATCGGGATGCTCAAGGAAGTAACTGTTTTTGACGTGAGCTTCAATCATCTTCAAGGCTCTCTCCCTTCCAGCATTGGAAACATGAAGAGTGTTGAGCAACTTGACATTGCACACAATAGTTTCACAGGTGCTATACCTGCCAGTGTTTGCCAGTTGCCTAATTTGCAAAACTTCACCTTTTCTTTCAACTATTTCACTGGCGAAGCTCCTAGCTGTGCTGCTATCGGAGGCGTCTCCAATGGTACCCAGAATTGCATTCCTGGAAAGACAAATCAGAGATCAGCCAAGCAATGTTCTTCTGAAGCTGCACGCCCTGTTGACTGCAGCAAGTTCAAATGCGGTGGCGGTGGTGGCGGAGGTGGAAGTGGCTCTCCATTAACACCACCACCACGGTCGTGGAGAGGTTCTCCAGTTAGAAGGCCAGCACCAAATCCTGCACCCATTAGAAAGCCATTCTTtgcatcaccaccaccaccaccacccactTCCAAGTCTTCACCTTCCACCAGATCACACCCCCCACCACCTCCTACAAGGTCTTTCCATCCGCCGCCATCTCCACATTTTGCATCCCCACCACCGCCTAGTAAAAAAGTATCGCCCAGAACACATCTTCCACCACCACCGCCTCCACCCCCATCTCCACCTCCACCTGTAGAACAACAGCCACCAACTTATCACCATATACCGCCACCaccatctcctcctcctccacccaGCCATTACCATTCAAATCATCCAGCACCGCCACCTATCGAAAAAGTCTCACCCGGTACTCATTACCATGTACCACCACCCCCGCCTTCCCATCAATACCAAGCACCACCGCCACCAAAGCAGTCAGCTGAAGTTCCAGCACCAAGTTACCACCCTAACTCTCCACCACCACCCCCGCCTTCCTGTCAGTACCAAGCACCACCGCCACCAAAGCAGTCAGCCGAAGTTCCAGCACCAAGTTACCACACTAACTCTCCGCCACCACCCCCTCCACCAACTAATGGATATACACATTCTCCTCCTCCAACCCAGCCTACAGCTCCAGTTCCATCACCAGTAGAGTATTACCCACCTAAAGCAGCTTCTagtccacctccacctccattGTATCAGACGCCACCATCACCAAGTTACCACACTAACTCTCCACCACCACCCCCTCCACCAACGAATGGATATACACATTCTCCTCCTCCAACCCAGCCTACAGCTCCAGTTCCATCACCAGTAGAGTATTACCCACCTAAAGCAGCTTCTagtccacctccacctccacctccacctccattGTATCAGACGCCACCATCACCGCCGCCGCCTTCAGAAGAACCATGGCTTCCCCTACCACCTCCACCATCAACTGGGTGTATCACTCCAGAATCGCCGCCGCCGCCATCACCTACACCAAGCTATCAGCACCCACacccgccgccgccgccacctACCCCAAGCTACCACCACCCGCAATCAccatctccaccaccaccaccacctatGTCAAGCTATGAACACCCACAATCACCTCCACCACCGCCACCTGTGCCAAGCTATCATCATCCGCAATCACCTCCACCTCCCCCTCATCAACAACAATGGCATTATCCACCATCAATATCCCATCAACAAAGTCCTCCGCCACCTCCCCATAATTCATatgcaccaccaccaccaccgccgACTCCATCGCCGCCGCCGCCAGCAATTGAGAACACAGTTCCACTTCCACCGATTGTAGGAGTATCGTATGCATCTCCTCCTCCCCCAACAATTCCCTACTACTAAGTGGCAGGTTGCAGGCAGGCATGAGATGATATATTACAAGGATTAATGGCAcggtttctaatttttttttcttctaatattgTTGCACAAGGAGAAGGATGATTAAGAAGATGTGAGTCACAGGTGAGTCGGTCATGTTGAGAAATATTCTTTTGCGTCTACAACATTGACAAATCATCCATCGGTTCCACCCACGCGTTTCGTGTTTTTGCTGAAGCAATtgctataattctttttttttttttttaatttgattttctgattttttttttattttcgaagAACAAACTAAATTGATCAAGTTGTAgcaattaataacatattattgTATAAGTTTCTGTTAATTTTGTATCCATAATTTGTATTAATTGATTCTCATCATGCTCCATGATTTTAGTTTTCTGTGCATGCACGGGGCATTCATAGCAGGAGGAGACTAGCAATAGCTAACTAATTATatgtttattataaaaaaaactaattatatattatttgtttttgtgtttaaaattattttaagtaaattttaaaagtgtattttatactttatttaaaatttattaaattaatatttttttagtattttttaattttttagatgttgaaataaaaaataaaaaaaatcttttatgtttttacgagcaaaaaatacattatatcacaatattaataaattacatGAGAGTATAAGAGTGTAGTagtgattactttttaaaattttttttatttaaaaatatatcaaaataatttttttatttttatttttttttaatattaacataaaaaataatttaaaatgttttccgGAATCAAAGAGTTTTTAATACACACTAAAAATTTTGTGTTTGCGTTTGATATctcaataaaagatatttttcaaaatatttttttattaaaatattttttaattttttttaattaaaattattaaaaaatatagaaaactaatttaatatttttttcaattctagaaGCAGAACATACCGTGCTCTAAAACGCTCAATAATAATTGTAGTAGGTGCTCGTTATTGATTATCATAGCTGGAGAACAGAATTTACGGTTCATAAATATTTGCAGTATATTTCTCATCTTCAGTTGTCTACTGGGAGTCTGGAGGGAGCTGGTACTGTATCTACATCCTCCATTTCTTTCATGTTTAATATTTAGCTTAGCATAAACCATTTTGGCTATTATTTAAAAAGGAGTAGTGATCGGAGAGATTTGTGGGATCGATCAATATTAAGCAGATGTTGAGTTGTTCGTATAATCTCAATTCTTTAAATGACATCGTTTCGGGATGCTATTCAAAAGATTTCAACAAGAACAACGCTGATCTTGATTAAGATTTCTGGAATTGGACTTGCGAATCTTGAAGGGAAATCACTCATTTAATGCATGAAGCTACTAAGATTCTTGGCAGGAGACAGGCATGCATGAGCGTATTTATGTAGAGGACCTACTTTGAAAATGGAGCATGGCAATTTCAGATTTCCTCATAAATGCTCCTGCTGTTCTGCATCAAAGCAAAGCTTTCAATTAGATTTTGGGGCTGGGACGGGACCCTCTGTGCATTTCCTTCAAACCGAAGCGAATATGCAGAAGGGACGGTTCCTGacttcataataataatatctgCAGCATTGCATTCAAGTTGTTTTCCTGGACAGGCAGAGAGATTAAAGAGCATTGATAAATACTGGTAGGATGAGCAAtaatacattacaaaaaatataaaaaaataaaaagctatatAACATACACCAGTACTCCCTCCAACCTCTCTGCAAGAGATTTAACcttgttggaaaataaaaaaacatttaccagAAACGTCCAGATTATAGCAACAAACTTGAAAGGATATAACTATGAGGAGATATGATCTTGAGTTACCTAAATTATGTAGATATAGGAGTTTGAATTATTCAAGTAGGAACTCCGTTGTGATCCTAGTAGTATAAAACTCGTATGTATGCTACACAAATACGCGTACAGAAacattttagtttgttttacaTGATATCAAAGCTTTAAAAGACCAACGTCTATCTATGTCTTCCTCgtcttcttccttctctctcaATTCTGAAACTCAACTACTTTCCAATCATTCTTCTATTATTTCCATATCTAATGTGGTCGCCGTCAAATAATTATCTTCCCTGGAAAGCATAGATAGTGCCTTATTTCAGGGGTCAAAATCTCTTCATACCAACACCAACCCAAGTCATTTCTATCTCTAACAATGGAGTTATTTCTGAAATACTAAATCTTGCGTATGCTCAATGGGTATGACATGAAAACCTCATTCTTAGCACACCAATGTCTTCCCTTGCTAAAGGTGTGCTTAAACAAGCGGTCAATTA encodes:
- the LOC112327877 gene encoding leucine-rich repeat extensin-like protein 1 isoform X3 translates to MSSPPRLFLILFLLVSTSSFLFQISSAAHEDEDHDIDVDPNLKFENPRIRRAYIALQSWKQAIYSDPLNFTANWKGSDVCSYMGIFCAPSPQNKKVRVVAGIDLNHADIAGYLPTELGLLTDLALFHINSNRFCGVVPNSFSKMKLLHELDLSNNRFVGKFPKVVLSLPSLKYLDLRFNEFEGSVPSQLFDKPLDAIFLNDNRFQFGIPENLGNSPVSVLVFANNNLGGCIPGSIGKMGKTLNEIILMNDNLTGCLPPQIGMLKEVTVFDVSFNHLQGSLPSSIGNMKSVEQLDIAHNSFTGAIPASVCQLPNLQNFTFSFNYFTGEAPSCAAIGGVSNGTQNCIPGKTNQRSAKQCSSEAARPVDCSKFKCGGGGGGGGSGSPLTPPPRSWRGSPVRRPAPNPAPIRKPFFASPPPPPPTSKSSPSTRSHPPPPPTRSFHPPPSPHFASPPPPSKKVSPRTHLPPPPPPPPSPPPPVEQQPPTYHHIPPPPSPPPPPSHYHSNHPAPPPIEKVSPGTHYHVPPPPPSHQYQAPPPPKQSAEVPAPSYHPNSPPPPPPSCQYQAPPPPKQSAEVPAPSYHTNSPPPPPPPTNGYTHSPPPTQPTAPVPSPVEYYPPKAASSPPPPPPPLYQTPPSPPPPSEEPWLPLPPPPSTGCITPESPPPPSPTPSYQHPHPPPPPPTPSYHHPQSPSPPPPPPMSSYEHPQSPPPPPPVPSYHHPQSPPPPPHQQQWHYPPSISHQQSPPPPPHNSYAPPPPPPTPSPPPPAIENTVPLPPIVGVSYASPPPPTIPYY
- the LOC112327877 gene encoding leucine-rich repeat extensin-like protein 6 isoform X4, with product MSSPPRLFLILFLLVSTSSFLFQISSAAHEDEDHDIDVDPNLKFENPRIRRAYIALQSWKQAIYSDPLNFTANWKGSDVCSYMGIFCAPSPQNKKVRVVAGIDLNHADIAGYLPTELGLLTDLALFHINSNRFCGVVPNSFSKMKLLHELDLSNNRFVGKFPKVVLSLPSLKYLDLRFNEFEGSVPSQLFDKPLDAIFLNDNRFQFGIPENLGNSPVSVLVFANNNLGGCIPGSIGKMGKTLNEIILMNDNLTGCLPPQIGMLKEVTVFDVSFNHLQGSLPSSIGNMKSVEQLDIAHNSFTGAIPASVCQLPNLQNFTFSFNYFTGEAPSCAAIGGVSNGTQNCIPGKTNQRSAKQCSSEAARPVDCSKFKCGGGGGGGGSGSPLTPPPRSWRGSPVRRPAPNPAPIRKPFFASPPPPPPTSKSSPSTRSHPPPPPTRSFHPPPSPHFASPPPPSKKVSPRTHLPPPPPPPPSPPPPVEQQPPTYHHIPPPPSPPPPPSHYHSNHPAPPPIEKVSPGTHYHVPPPPPSHQYQAPPPPKQSAEVPAPSYHPNSPPPPPPSCQYQAPPPPKQSAEVPAPSYHTNSPPPPPPPTNGYTHSPPPTQPTAPVPSPVEYYPPKAASSPPPPPLYQTPPSPPPPSEEPWLPLPPPPSTGCITPESPPPPSPTPSYQHPHPPPPPPTPSYHHPQSPSPPPPPPMSSYEHPQSPPPPPPVPSYHHPQSPPPPPHQQQWHYPPSISHQQSPPPPPHNSYAPPPPPPTPSPPPPAIENTVPLPPIVGVSYASPPPPTIPYY
- the LOC112327877 gene encoding leucine-rich repeat extensin-like protein 1 isoform X5, which produces MSSPPRLFLILFLLVSTSSFLFQISSAAHEDEDHDIDVDPNLKFENPRIRRAYIALQSWKQAIYSDPLNFTANWKGSDVCSYMGIFCAPSPQNKKVRVVAGIDLNHADIAGYLPTELGLLTDLALFHINSNRFCGVVPNSFSKMKLLHELDLSNNRFVGKFPKVVLSLPSLKYLDLRFNEFEGSVPSQLFDKPLDAIFLNDNRFQFGIPENLGNSPVSVLVFANNNLGGCIPGSIGKMGKTLNEIILMNDNLTGCLPPQIGMLKEVTVFDVSFNHLQGSLPSSIGNMKSVEQLDIAHNSFTGAIPASVCQLPNLQNFTFSFNYFTGEAPSCAAIGGVSNGTQNCIPGKTNQRSAKQCSSEAARPVDCSKFKCGGGGGGGGSGSPLTPPPRSWRGSPVRRPAPNPAPIRKPFFASPPPPPPTSKSSPSTRSHPPPPPTRSFHPPPSPHFASPPPPSKKVSPRTHLPPPPPPPPSPPPPVEQQPPTYHHIPPPPSPPPPPSHYHSNHPAPPPIEKVSPGTHYHVPPPPPSHQYQAPPPPKQSAEVPAPSYHPNSPPPPPPSCQYQAPPPPKQSAEVPAPSYHTNSPPPPPPPTNGYTHSPPPTQPTAPVPSPVEYYPPKAASSPPPPPPPLYQTPPSPPPPSEEPWLPLPPPPSTGCITPESPPPPPTPSYHHPQSPSPPPPPPMSSYEHPQSPPPPPPVPSYHHPQSPPPPPHQQQWHYPPSISHQQSPPPPPHNSYAPPPPPPTPSPPPPAIENTVPLPPIVGVSYASPPPPTIPYY
- the LOC112327877 gene encoding leucine-rich repeat extensin-like protein 1 isoform X6, which translates into the protein MSSPPRLFLILFLLVSTSSFLFQISSAAHEDEDHDIDVDPNLKFENPRIRRAYIALQSWKQAIYSDPLNFTANWKGSDVCSYMGIFCAPSPQNKKVRVVAGIDLNHADIAGYLPTELGLLTDLALFHINSNRFCGVVPNSFSKMKLLHELDLSNNRFVGKFPKVVLSLPSLKYLDLRFNEFEGSVPSQLFDKPLDAIFLNDNRFQFGIPENLGNSPVSVLVFANNNLGGCIPGSIGKMGKTLNEIILMNDNLTGCLPPQIGMLKEVTVFDVSFNHLQGSLPSSIGNMKSVEQLDIAHNSFTGAIPASVCQLPNLQNFTFSFNYFTGEAPSCAAIGGVSNGTQNCIPGKTNQRSAKQCSSEAARPVDCSKFKCGGGGGGGGSGSPLTPPPRSWRGSPVRRPAPNPAPIRKPFFASPPPPPPTSKSSPSTRSHPPPPPTRSFHPPPSPHFASPPPPSKKVSPRTHLPPPPPPPPSPPPPVEQQPPTYHHIPPPPSPPPPPSHYHSNHPAPPPIEKVSPGTHYHVPPPPPSHQYQAPPPPKQSAEVPAPSYHPNSPPPPPPSCQYQAPPPPKQSAEVPAPSYHTNSPPPPPPPTNGYTHSPPPTQPTAPVPSPVEYYPPKAASSPPPPPLYQTPPSPPPPSEEPWLPLPPPPSTGCITPESPPPPPTPSYHHPQSPSPPPPPPMSSYEHPQSPPPPPPVPSYHHPQSPPPPPHQQQWHYPPSISHQQSPPPPPHNSYAPPPPPPTPSPPPPAIENTVPLPPIVGVSYASPPPPTIPYY
- the LOC112327877 gene encoding leucine-rich repeat extensin-like protein 1 isoform X1; its protein translation is MSSPPRLFLILFLLVSTSSFLFQISSAAHEDEDHDIDVDPNLKFENPRIRRAYIALQSWKQAIYSDPLNFTANWKGSDVCSYMGIFCAPSPQNKKVRVVAGIDLNHADIAGYLPTELGLLTDLALFHINSNRFCGVVPNSFSKMKLLHELDLSNNRFVGKFPKVVLSLPSLKYLDLRFNEFEGSVPSQLFDKPLDAIFLNDNRFQFGIPENLGNSPVSVLVFANNNLGGCIPGSIGKMGKTLNEIILMNDNLTGCLPPQIGMLKEVTVFDVSFNHLQGSLPSSIGNMKSVEQLDIAHNSFTGAIPASVCQLPNLQNFTFSFNYFTGEAPSCAAIGGVSNGTQNCIPGKTNQRSAKQCSSEAARPVDCSKFKCGGGGGGGGSGSPLTPPPRSWRGSPVRRPAPNPAPIRKPFFASPPPPPPTSKSSPSTRSHPPPPPTRSFHPPPSPHFASPPPPSKKVSPRTHLPPPPPPPPSPPPPVEQQPPTYHHIPPPPSPPPPPSHYHSNHPAPPPIEKVSPGTHYHVPPPPPSHQYQAPPPPKQSAEVPAPSYHPNSPPPPPPSCQYQAPPPPKQSAEVPAPSYHTNSPPPPPPPTNGYTHSPPPTQPTAPVPSPVEYYPPKAASSPPPPPLYQTPPSPSYHTNSPPPPPPPTNGYTHSPPPTQPTAPVPSPVEYYPPKAASSPPPPPPPPPLYQTPPSPPPPSEEPWLPLPPPPSTGCITPESPPPPSPTPSYQHPHPPPPPPTPSYHHPQSPSPPPPPPMSSYEHPQSPPPPPPVPSYHHPQSPPPPPHQQQWHYPPSISHQQSPPPPPHNSYAPPPPPPTPSPPPPAIENTVPLPPIVGVSYASPPPPTIPYY
- the LOC112327877 gene encoding leucine-rich repeat extensin-like protein 2 isoform X2 gives rise to the protein MSSPPRLFLILFLLVSTSSFLFQISSAAHEDEDHDIDVDPNLKFENPRIRRAYIALQSWKQAIYSDPLNFTANWKGSDVCSYMGIFCAPSPQNKKVRVVAGIDLNHADIAGYLPTELGLLTDLALFHINSNRFCGVVPNSFSKMKLLHELDLSNNRFVGKFPKVVLSLPSLKYLDLRFNEFEGSVPSQLFDKPLDAIFLNDNRFQFGIPENLGNSPVSVLVFANNNLGGCIPGSIGKMGKTLNEIILMNDNLTGCLPPQIGMLKEVTVFDVSFNHLQGSLPSSIGNMKSVEQLDIAHNSFTGAIPASVCQLPNLQNFTFSFNYFTGEAPSCAAIGGVSNGTQNCIPGKTNQRSAKQCSSEAARPVDCSKFKCGGGGGGGGSGSPLTPPPRSWRGSPVRRPAPNPAPIRKPFFASPPPPPPTSKSSPSTRSHPPPPPTRSFHPPPSPHFASPPPPSKKVSPRTHLPPPPPPPPSPPPPVEQQPPTYHHIPPPPSPPPPPSHYHSNHPAPPPIEKVSPGTHYHVPPPPPSHQYQAPPPPKQSAEVPAPSYHPNSPPPPPPSCQYQAPPPPKQSAEVPAPSYHTNSPPPPPPPTNGYTHSPPPTQPTAPVPSPVEYYPPKAASSPPPPPLYQTPPSPSYHTNSPPPPPPPTNGYTHSPPPTQPTAPVPSPVEYYPPKAASSPPPPPPPPPLYQTPPSPPPPSEEPWLPLPPPPSTGCITPESPPPPPTPSYHHPQSPSPPPPPPMSSYEHPQSPPPPPPVPSYHHPQSPPPPPHQQQWHYPPSISHQQSPPPPPHNSYAPPPPPPTPSPPPPAIENTVPLPPIVGVSYASPPPPTIPYY